In the Neofelis nebulosa isolate mNeoNeb1 chromosome Y unlocalized genomic scaffold, mNeoNeb1.pri SUPER_Y_unloc_2, whole genome shotgun sequence genome, one interval contains:
- the LOC131503591 gene encoding putative gamma-taxilin 2 isoform X1 encodes MDESRICRLGVKADRLCDSQSNDTLQHQDSNFARASSRHSLQEDEDSNCVRKNRNLVNPVYCTQESRMEPPGPDGGRDPSDDQQDSQCNRNKGKTLGKEVLLLMQALNTLSTPEEKLAALCKTYADLLKSMKQIRLVLEMMMKSSLMILEMTMKTLMISKLNVVSEDCSTIWILAITPVKRRLKHHLV; translated from the exons ATGGATGAATCTAGAATTTGCAGGCTAGGGGTGAAAGCAGATAGGTTGTGTGACTCTCAATCGAACGATACTCTTCAGCACCAAGACTCAAATTTTGCTCGCGCAAGTAGCAGGCATTCCTTGCAAGAGGATGAAGACAGTAACTGTGTAAGAAAGAACAGGAATTTGGTGAACCCAGTGTACTGCACGCAAGAGTCAAGAATGGAGCCTCCTGGGCCAGATGGTGGAAGAGATCCTTCTGATGATCAGCAAGATTCACAGTGCaacaggaacaaaggaaaaacctTAG GAAAAGAAGTGTTACTATTGATGCAAGCCTTAAACACTCTTTCAACTCCAGAGGAGAAGCTGGCAGCTCTCTGTAAGACATATGCTGATCTT ctaaaatcaatgaaacagataCGTTTGGTCCTGGAGATGATGATGAAATCCAGTTTGATGATATTGGAGATGACGATGAAGACATTGATGAT atCTAAATTGAACGTGGTTTCTGAGGATTGTTCTACAATTTGGATTTTGGCTATCACACCTGTTAAAAGAAGACTAAAACATCATTTAGTATGA
- the LOC131503591 gene encoding putative gamma-taxilin 2 isoform X2 → MDESRICRLGVKADRLCDSQSNDTLQHQDSNFARASSRHSLQEDEDSNCVRKNRNLVNPVYCTQESRMEPPGPDGGRDPSDDQQDSQCNRNKGKTLGKEVLLLMQALNTLSTPEEKLAALCKTYADLLKSMKQIRLVLEMMMKSSLMILEMTMKTLMIIVK, encoded by the exons ATGGATGAATCTAGAATTTGCAGGCTAGGGGTGAAAGCAGATAGGTTGTGTGACTCTCAATCGAACGATACTCTTCAGCACCAAGACTCAAATTTTGCTCGCGCAAGTAGCAGGCATTCCTTGCAAGAGGATGAAGACAGTAACTGTGTAAGAAAGAACAGGAATTTGGTGAACCCAGTGTACTGCACGCAAGAGTCAAGAATGGAGCCTCCTGGGCCAGATGGTGGAAGAGATCCTTCTGATGATCAGCAAGATTCACAGTGCaacaggaacaaaggaaaaacctTAG GAAAAGAAGTGTTACTATTGATGCAAGCCTTAAACACTCTTTCAACTCCAGAGGAGAAGCTGGCAGCTCTCTGTAAGACATATGCTGATCTT ctaaaatcaatgaaacagataCGTTTGGTCCTGGAGATGATGATGAAATCCAGTTTGATGATATTGGAGATGACGATGAAGACATTGATGAT TATCGTGAAATGA